In the genome of Rhodamnia argentea isolate NSW1041297 chromosome 3, ASM2092103v1, whole genome shotgun sequence, one region contains:
- the LOC115733813 gene encoding disease resistance protein RUN1-like has protein sequence MHRPIFGHSFAVLVAPILLSVLAFYLLNKKKAGVRRNGEDADTGAPGSMTTPTEADCDGSSSLPAETHNGASSPSPTETKSGGSTSSPMATSSGGSSSSPTETKSGGSSPSPTGISKGASSSSPTETNNSASSSSTATTGNHYEVFLSFRGPDTRYSFSDHLYKGLLRAGIVTFRDEEELPQGDDIGPEILAAITKSQILIPILSEGYGTSSWCLNELAQIMKCKNDNGQMVLPVFYKVKPADVGHQIGNFGKAFHEREKRLLERPPFDPTILEKWKKALGEVSTLKGYEADGYEADLVESIVRKVLSELKKKFELHISENLVGIDRHVKEVMEVVDTKKSHATLFLGIHGMGGIGKTTLAKAIYNKISNQYEHRSYIADIRESWKRNGGHYLRNQLIYDISKRKNEVRNEDEGVEYISSKFKGKKVLLLLDDVDDVVQLTHLAGKSVAGNPVAGDRDWFSSESMIIITTRNERILQKFGVDHIYDHKELDYEQSMILFCKHAFRKESPPREFEGLTHEVVSITGGLPLSLEGTGKIEAIDPSEGNLGGDIYTEKLKFLNLTDCQYLENTDFLSAFKSLEVLILTACRRLQQIDSSIGGMKALLHLDLSYCKSLTKLPEEIGELKALKQLFLAETPELSALPESIGSLRNLEILDIEYSGIEELPDEPV, from the exons ATGCATCGACCCATTTTTGGGCATTCTTTCGCCGTGCTCGTGGCACCCATCCTTCTCTCCGTGCTTGCATTTTATcttctcaataagaagaaagctgGTGTGCGTAGAAATGGAGAAGATGCTGATACTGGCGCACCTGGTTCGATGACTACGCCGACAGAAGCTGATTGTGATGGATCTAGTTCGTTGCCGGCAGAAACTCATAATGGTGCATCTAGTCCGTCTCCGACAGAAACTAAATCTGGTGGATCTACTTCGTCTCCGATGGCAACTAGTTCCGGTGGATCTAGTTCGTCTCCTACAGAAACTAAATCCGGTGGATCTAGTCCGTCTCCGACAGGAATTAGTAAAGGCGCATCTAGTTCATCTCCTACAGAAACTAACAACAGTGCATCTAGTTCGTCGACCGCGACTACTGGAAACCACTAtgaggtgttcttgagcttcagaggcccaGATACTCGATATAGCTTCTCGGATCACCTCTACAAGGGGCTCCTTAGAGCTGGAATTGTTACTTTCAGAGACGAAGAGGAGCTCCCCCAAGGCGACGACATCGGACCAGAGATTTTAGCAGCCATCACGAAGAGTCAGATCCTGATCCCCATTTTGTCCGAGGGATACGGTACAAGCAGCTGGTGCCTgaatgaattggctcaaataATGAAGTGCAAGAATGATAATGGGCAAATGGTGTTGCCTGTATTCTACAAAGTGAAACCAGCTGACGTGGGACATCAAATcgggaattttggaaaagcaTTTCATGAGCGTGAGAAGCGTTTGCTTGAGAGGCCTCCTTTCGACCCAACGATCTTGGAGAAATGGAAGAAAGCACTCGGTGAAGTCAGTACCTTGAAAGGATACGAAGCcgatgg GTATGAAGCAGACTTGGTGGAATCGATTGTCCGAAAAGTGTTGAGCGAActgaagaaaaagtttgagttgcATATTTCTGAGAATTTGGTTGGAATTGATCGTCATGTGAAGGAGGTCATGGAAGTTGTGGATACTAAAAAATCTCATGCCACCCTATTTCTTGGCATCCatggaatgggaggcattggtaagactactcttgctaaagCCATCTACAACAAGATTTCCAATCAATACGAGCACCGTAGCTACATTGCTGATATAAGGGAATCATGGAAGCGTAATGGCGGACATTATTTACGGAATCAATTAATCTATGATATATCGAAGCGCAAAAATGAAGTCCGTAATGAGGATGAAGGGGTTGAGTACATCTCCTCCAAGTTTAAAGGTAAAAAGGTCCTCCTTCTTCTTGACGACGTGGATGATGTCGTTCAATTGACGCATTTGGCCGGTAAATCCGTGGCCGGTAATCCTGTGGCCGGTGATCgtgattggttttcttcggAAAGTATGATCATTATTACCACCAGAAACGAGCGTATTCTTCAAAAGTTTGGGGTGGACCATATCTATGACCACAAGGAATTGGATTACGAACAATCTatgattttgttttgtaaaCATGCATTTAGAAAGGAGTCTCCTCCAAGGGAATTTGAGGGCCTCACTCATGAAGTAGTATCCATCACGGGAGGGCTTCCTTTGTCCCTTGAG GGAACAGGAAAAATTGAGGCCATTGATCCGAGTGAAGGCAACTTAGGTGGCGACATTTACACAG AGAAGCTCAAATTTCTCAACCTGACAGATTGTCAATACTTGGAAAATACGGACTTCCTCTCGGCTTTTAAGAGTTTGGAGGTTTTGATACTCACCGCTTGTCGGAGACTGCAGCAAATCGACTCTTCAATTGGAGGCATGAAGGCCCTCCTTCACTTGGACTTGAGCTACTGTAAGAGTCTCACGAAGCTTCCGGAAGAAATAGGTGAATTAAAGGCGCTGAAGCAACTCTTTCTAGCAGAAACTCCAGAACTTTCTGCATTACCGGAAAGCATAGGATCTTTGcggaatctagaaattctagatattgAATACAGtggtatagaagaattacccGATG AACCGGTATAG